Proteins encoded together in one Microcaecilia unicolor chromosome 3, aMicUni1.1, whole genome shotgun sequence window:
- the LOC115466323 gene encoding C-type lectin lectoxin-Thr1-like: MKESKATENVYMNNFELKKVKTNNEKVKKPMGQVVSRNKKGRDRNSSVILYVLLVISLLLWVILGTVAFLKYSKISEELEKLQMEYLDIVGNVSVHLAEVRLEQKEARNDMQSALLELQNNTESACRCCRCKRGWDWIEGSCYFFSTDTQTWEGAKQFCSSKGSHLLILKENELTYLLEYIDSYHYWIGLKKDTKGWTWTDGNTVKFSKWAPGEPNGGNNQNICVEMHPNGNWNDHDCSAKRNWICEMEPKDVHQNVK; encoded by the exons ATGAAGGAGTCTAAAGCCACGGAGAatgtgtatatgaacaactttgAGCTCAAGAAAGTCAAGACCAACAACGAGAaggtgaagaagcccatgggacaAGTAG TTTCCCGCAACAAGAAGGGCAGAGACAGAAATTCCAGTGTCATCCTCTATGTTCTGCTGGTCATTTCTCTGCTGCTGTGGGTAATCCTAGGTACAGTGGCTTTTCTGAAAT ACTCCAAGATTTCAGAAGAACTGGAGAAATTACAAATGGAATATTTGGACATCGTCGGCAACG TGTCGGTGCATCTGGCAGAGGTGAGGTTGGAGCAGAAAGAAGCCAGGAATGATATGCAGAGTGCCCTACTGGAGCTTCAGAACAACACTG AGTCAGCTTGTAGATGTTGCAGATGCAAACGAGGCTGGGACTGGATTGAAGGTTCTTGCTACTTCTTTTCAACCGACACTCAAACCTGGGAAGGTGCCAAACAGTTCTGCAGTTCTAAGGGATCTCACTTGTTGATTCTCAAAGAAAATGAACTC ACATATTTGCTAGAATATATTGATTCTTATCACTACTGGATTGGCCTTAAAAAGGACACGAAAGGCTGGACCTGGACTGATGGAAACACTGTAAAATTTAG CAAGTGGGCCCCAGGGGAGCCAAACGGTGGAAATAACCAAAACATCTGTGTTGAGATGCACCCTAATGGAAACTGGAATGATCATGATTGCTCTGCAAAAAGAAATTGGATCTGTGAGATGGAACCAAAAGATGTCCATCAAAATGTGAAGTGA